The genomic window CGCAATCTGCGTCGTGCCCTGGAGCTGTTGGCGCAACACGGCAAGCTCACGTTGCCCAAACAGGCAAGCCGCTGGGACCACAGCGCGCAGCCGGCCCTGCCGCGGTTCGTGGTTCTCACGACGGCCGCGCGCAAGCCCGCCCCAGCGCGGCAGCACGTGGCGTGGGCGCCGGAGCTGAGCTTCGCCCGTGAGCTTCGCTCGCCGGAGCAGCGCGACTTGCTCTTGTGCGTGCAGCGCTTCTTGGCCAGCGGCGGCCGCACGCGCCCGCTCGTGCCGGAGCGCGAGCGCTCCCTGCAGCTCTTTGGCGATGAGAAGCGGCTCGAGAAGCTGCGCCGCACGCAGCTCTTTGGCCCGGATAGACTCTCCCTTGGGCTGTTGCGCTGTTTCAGCGTCTCTCCGCCGTTGGTCTGGCAGGGACTAGAGACGCGCAGCCGGACCGCCATCGTGCTCGAGAACCATCATAGCTACCACT from Pseudomonadota bacterium includes these protein-coding regions:
- a CDS encoding DUF2220 domain-containing protein — protein: RNLRRALELLAQHGKLTLPKQASRWDHSAQPALPRFVVLTTAARKPAPARQHVAWAPELSFARELRSPEQRDLLLCVQRFLASGGRTRPLVPERERSLQLFGDEKRLEKLRRTQLFGPDRLSLGLLRCFSVSPPLVWQGLETRSRTAIVLENHHSYHSFCTFAARTGRYAAVAYGAGKALLRSAASLDQLVQELGIERFVYLGDLDATGLRIARAADEALRKLGLGRLEPSGHYRALLEYPSQPDATPESVAPHDLEWLPAELRERARQGIAAGRRWPQEHIGTEHLLDARADDFP